The genomic window CCAGGCCTTCGCCGACGGCTACTACGCCGCCCACCGCGGCATCGCCCAGGAGAACGTGGACTTCGTCGTCCACCTCGGCGACTACATCTACGAGCACGGCCAGGTCGGCGGCGTCCCCGCCGACCACGTCCGCGACCACGAGGGCCCGGCCGTCTTCACCGTCGCCGACTACCGCCGCCGCCACGCCCTCTACAAGGGCGACCCGTCCCTGCGCGAGGCCCACGCGGCCCATCCGTGGTTCCTGACCTGGGACGACCACGAGGTCGCCAACGACTACTCCGGCACCGGCGGCGGGGCGCCGTTCATGCAGCGCCGCGCTGCCGCGTACCAGGCGTGGTACGAGAACATGCCCCACCGCGACTCCGGCACCTCCGCGCTGCCCGACCCCGAGATCCACCGGGTCCGCCGCTGGGGCGACCTCCTTGAGCTCAGCGTCCTCGACCTGCGTTCGTACCGCTCCGCGCAGAACCTCGCCGACGGCACCATCCTGGGTGCCCGTCAGAAGACCTGGCTGAAGCAGAACATCGACCGCGCGCCGGACACCTGGCACGTCTGGGCCAACTCGATCATGCTCAGCCAGCTGCGCGGACGGCCCGGCGGCCCGTACATGTTCACCGACCAGTGGGACGGCTTCCTCGCCGAGCGCAAGGAGGTCCTGAACCACGTCCACAACAGCGGCATGGAGGACCTCGTCGTCATCACCGGCGACTGGCACTCCGCGTTCGTCGACGACATCAGGCCCGACTTCGACAACACCTCGTCGCCGGTCATCGGTACGGAGTTCACAGCACACTCGGTCACGTCGGGTGCGTACTCCGCGAGCTGGAACGCGACCAACGGCCCGGTCATGGGCGCGGCCAATCCGCACCTGAAGTACTTCGAGGGCAACCGCTACGGCTACGACGTCTACGAGGTCACGCCGCAGCGCTTCAGCGCCCATATGCGGGTGATCGCCGACCGTCGCGACCCGGCCTCGCCGGTGACGACGCTGACCACGTTCCATGTGGACCGCGGGAAGGCCGGTTCGTACGAGGACCCGGCGACGAAGAAGTCGTCGGCCCAGTGGCGGCGCGACCAGTAGGCAAAACGGGGTGCGTGTCACACCGGTGCGCGGTTCCGCCGCGCACCGGTGCCGCCCTATCGTCAGGGCCATGTTCGCTGCCTACGCCGCCCGCATCGACCGTGACCAGCCGCTGAACGGCCTTGAACTGGGCGAAC from Streptomyces formicae includes these protein-coding regions:
- a CDS encoding alkaline phosphatase D family protein; translated protein: MTRLNRRDLLKAAGAAGALNLVWPLSAGLSPAQAREAAEALGAEYDPAPFTLGVASGDPQPGSVLLWTRLAPEPLAAEQQLPEVVEVEWVVATDAQLAGVVARGTAPASATLGHSVHVPVSGLAANTRYWYAFKALGKTSRVGRTRTAPAGSVASVRFAAANCQAFADGYYAAHRGIAQENVDFVVHLGDYIYEHGQVGGVPADHVRDHEGPAVFTVADYRRRHALYKGDPSLREAHAAHPWFLTWDDHEVANDYSGTGGGAPFMQRRAAAYQAWYENMPHRDSGTSALPDPEIHRVRRWGDLLELSVLDLRSYRSAQNLADGTILGARQKTWLKQNIDRAPDTWHVWANSIMLSQLRGRPGGPYMFTDQWDGFLAERKEVLNHVHNSGMEDLVVITGDWHSAFVDDIRPDFDNTSSPVIGTEFTAHSVTSGAYSASWNATNGPVMGAANPHLKYFEGNRYGYDVYEVTPQRFSAHMRVIADRRDPASPVTTLTTFHVDRGKAGSYEDPATKKSSAQWRRDQ